One genomic region from Paracoccus pantotrophus encodes:
- a CDS encoding methyltransferase domain-containing protein has protein sequence MHHDVYELRKFYYNRPLGRVVQRVLRDRLTGLWPPDQAQGMTVAGYGFAAPLLRPWLARARRVISLMPGPQGVMAWPTGMPNCSVLCEETAWPLDTGSVDRLVLLHALETADHPFVLLDEAWRVLGPGGRLLIMVPNRAGLWARSETTPFGFGRSYTAGQLEMQAREAGFVTERTGAALYIPPSDRRFWLKSAQMWERAGLRISQVLVAGVVLTEFSKQVQAPAGPGRRVSVPSPLDVLGGIARPQPAGQGAGRTARGPG, from the coding sequence ATGCATCACGACGTCTATGAGCTGCGGAAATTCTATTACAACCGTCCCCTGGGCCGGGTGGTCCAGCGCGTGCTGCGCGACCGGCTGACCGGGCTGTGGCCGCCCGATCAGGCGCAGGGCATGACCGTGGCCGGCTATGGCTTCGCCGCGCCGCTGCTGCGGCCCTGGCTGGCGCGGGCGCGGCGGGTCATTTCGCTGATGCCGGGGCCGCAGGGGGTGATGGCCTGGCCGACGGGAATGCCCAACTGCTCGGTCCTGTGCGAGGAGACGGCCTGGCCGCTGGATACCGGCAGCGTGGACCGGCTGGTGCTGCTGCACGCGCTGGAGACGGCGGACCATCCCTTCGTCCTGCTGGACGAGGCCTGGCGCGTGCTGGGGCCGGGCGGACGGCTTTTGATCATGGTGCCGAACCGTGCCGGGCTGTGGGCGCGGTCCGAGACGACGCCCTTCGGCTTCGGGCGCAGCTATACCGCGGGGCAGCTGGAGATGCAGGCCCGCGAGGCGGGCTTCGTGACCGAGCGCACGGGGGCCGCGCTCTACATCCCGCCCTCGGATCGGCGGTTCTGGCTGAAAAGCGCGCAGATGTGGGAGCGCGCCGGGCTGCGCATCAGCCAGGTTCTGGTCGCGGGCGTGGTGCTGACCGAGTTCAGCAAGCAGGTGCAGGCGCCGGCCGGGCCGGGGCGGCGCGTCAGCGTGCCCAGCCCGCTCGACGTGCTGGGCGGCATCGCCCGGCCGCAGCCGGCGGGACAGGGGGCCGGGCGCACCGCGCGGGGTCCGGGCTGA